The nucleotide sequence ATGGGGAGCGTGGCGGCGCGCGTGATCGGCACCTGCCCCTGCCCGGTCATGACGATCCGCGGGAAACGCCGGTAGAGGCGCCTCCGGGGGCGTCATTTTTGCATGATACGGTGTCGCTGATGGCGGCCACGCGCGTCGGAATCATGGGCTTCGGTCAGACCGGTCGGAACGTGTTGCGCATCCTCGCGGAGCGTTCCGACGTCGAGGTCGTCGCCATCTGCGACACCGTTCCCGCGGATCAGCTCCTCTATCTCCTGAAGTTCGACACGCTGTTCGGCCGCTTCGACGCGCCGGTCGCGCTCGAGGACGGACGTCTCCGCCTGAGAAGCCGGGAGATCCGTTTCTGGGACGGCTACGCGAAAGGCGAAGTCCCGCCATGGGGCCGGGAAAAGGTCGACGTCGTCCTCGACTGCACCGCGCGGGCGCTGACCCGGGAGGAGGCGGCGCGCCATCTCGAGGCGGGGGCGGAGCGGGTCGTCGTCTGCACGCCGTCGGCCGAGCCCCTCGACATCACGATCGTCCGGGGATGGAACGACGGCGATCTGCGCGCCGGGAACCGCCTGATCGGGCTCTCCTCGCCCACGGTCTCGTGCGTGGCGCCCATCCTGTCGATCCTCAAGGAGAGTTTCGGCGTCGAACGGTGCTTCTTCGACGCGATCCACGCCTACACGAACGCGCACCGCCTCTCCGACGTCCCGCTCTCGGACAAGCGGCGCGGGCGCTCCGCCGCCGAGAACATCATTCCGCAGGAGTCGCGCTCCGAGGCGATGCTCGCGCGTCTCTTCCCGGATCTCGCGGGAAAGCTCACCGGCACGGCGGTGGACGTCCCCGTCGCGAACGGCTCGGTCGTGGATCTAACCTGCTGGCACTCCCGCGCGGTGACGCCGAAGGCGATCGCCGACGCCGTGCGAGCCGCCGCGTCCGGACGATGGAAGAACGTCGTGGCCTGCGAGGAGGAGCCGATCGTCTCGAGCGACGTGACCCGAAGCGTCTATCCGTGCATCTTCGACGCTCAGGCGACGCTCGTCCTCGGCGACCGGCTCTCGAAGACGCTCTGCTGGATCGACGCGGGATGGGCCGTCGCGACCCGCATCGTCGCGGTCGTCACGGCGCTGTCGCGCCTGGGACCCCCGCCGCCGGCCGGAGAGGCGGAAACGGGGAGCGCGGTGGCGGCGGGAGAGCGGACGTGACGATCCGGGTCGGAATCAACGGGTTCGGGCGCATCGGGAGGACCGTCTTCCGGATCCTCGCCTCCCGTCCGTCGATCGAGGTCGTCGGGATCAACGATCTCTTCGAGGCCGACCAGCTGGCCTACCTCCTTCAGTACGACACCGTCATGGGGAAATACCCGGGCGAGGTCATCGCGGAGGACGGGACGCTCTCCGCGTCGGGCCGTCGGGTGAAGCTCGCGCACGAGCGGGACCCCGAGAAGATCCCGTGGCGCGAGTGGGGGGCCTCGATCGTCGTCGAGTCGACGGGGGCCTTCCGGCGCCGCGACGAGATCGCGAAGCATCTGGCGGCGGGCGCCGAGCGGGTGATCCTGACGGTGCCGCCCAAGGATGAGATCGACGCCATGGTCGTGATCGGCGTCAACGACGACACCCTCCGGCCCGAGCATCGCCTCGTGTCCAACGCGTCGTGCACCACGAACTGCCTCGCGCCCGTCGCGAAGATCCTCGACGACGCGTTCGGGATCGAGGACGGTCTGATGTCGACCGTCCACGCGTACACGAACGACCAGCGGCTGGCCGACGTCCCGCACAAGGACCTTCGGAGAAGCCGGGCCGCGGCGTTGAACATCATCCCGACCTCGACCGGGGCGGCGCGCGCGGTCGGGAAGATCCTTCCGAAGCTCAAGGGAAAGATCGACGGGATCGCGATGAGGGTGCCCGTCCCGGACGGCTCGATCGTCGAGCTCGTCTGCCGCCTGCGCCGCCGCCCGACGAAGGCGGAGGTCAACGATGCGGTGCGGTCCGCCGCGATGGGGCGCCTCGCGCGCATCGTCGAGTACAGCGAGGCTCCGCTCGTCTCGACCGACATCATCGGGAACCCGCATTCCGCGGTCTTCGACGCGCTCTCGACGCGGGCCGACGGCGACGGCTATGCGCGCGTGCTCGCCTGGTACGACAACGAATGGGGATACTCGGAGCGGGTCGCGGATCTGGTCGAGATACTTTCCCGCCTCCGGCCTGCGGCCTAAAAGAGCGCGGCGATGCATCGAGCCGGGCGGGCGCGTGGCAGGCGCCCGCGGGCTTAACGTACGCCGCCGGTACGCCGCGCCCGCGGACCGGCTGCCCCGCATCCCGCCGGGCTCGCGCCTCGCCGCGCTCAGGGGGATTTGAGATTCCTGAGAACGACGACCGCCGCCCGACCCGCCCGAACGCGCCTTCCCGCACGTCTCGACGCGCCTCATGCGTATCGTGCCGCGCACTGTGCCGGCAGAGATGAGATGATGGAATCGTGACCGAGCCGGCCGCTCTCCACCCCTGCGCCGCGTGCGGTTTCGCCGTGCACGAGGCGGGGCCGGGATCGGGCCGGATCTGTCCCGTCTGCGGATGGATCGACGATGCCGTTCAACTCTCGCAGCCGGACCTCTCGGCGGGCGCGAACGCCGGAGCCTGCCTGAGGAGCGCGCAGCGCCGCGCGCTGGTGCGCTTCCCTGCGGAAGTGCGGAGGCACGAGGAGTGGAGCCGCGATCCGCGGTGGCGGCCTCTCGCGCCGGGGGAGGGCCCGCGGATGGCGGCGTTTTCCCCGTCCTCGCCGGTCTGCTATCTGGAGGACGCGTCCGTCGAGGACTCCGAGCCGTACTGGCTCGATCCGCCGCCTCCCGCCGAACCCTGAGCGACGAGGCGGCGGTCCGCAAGCACGCCGACATGGGAGGCTTCCCCGCGAACCGCGTCTCGCGCGTCCGGCAGATGATCGATCCCACCACGGCGGAATAGCGGGTCGTCTCCGGCCGACCTCCGGGAGGGCGCAAGATCCCGATAACGGCCTTCCGCGGGCGGTGAGAACCTTCCGCGGCCCTGCGCGTACCGTCGCGCGATGGAGGACCGTTGAAGATCGTCGCCGCCGGGATCCTGCTCGTCATCGCCTCGATCGTCCCGCCGGCCGCCGGCGGCGGGTCCGCCGCGCCGCCGGAGGACCGTCCCCGGATGGAGAAGCTCGCCGACGGCGTCTGGGCGTGGGTGCGCC is from Thermoanaerobaculia bacterium and encodes:
- a CDS encoding glyceraldehyde 3-phosphate dehydrogenase NAD-binding domain-containing protein, with the protein product MAATRVGIMGFGQTGRNVLRILAERSDVEVVAICDTVPADQLLYLLKFDTLFGRFDAPVALEDGRLRLRSREIRFWDGYAKGEVPPWGREKVDVVLDCTARALTREEAARHLEAGAERVVVCTPSAEPLDITIVRGWNDGDLRAGNRLIGLSSPTVSCVAPILSILKESFGVERCFFDAIHAYTNAHRLSDVPLSDKRRGRSAAENIIPQESRSEAMLARLFPDLAGKLTGTAVDVPVANGSVVDLTCWHSRAVTPKAIADAVRAAASGRWKNVVACEEEPIVSSDVTRSVYPCIFDAQATLVLGDRLSKTLCWIDAGWAVATRIVAVVTALSRLGPPPPAGEAETGSAVAAGERT
- a CDS encoding CPCC family cysteine-rich protein is translated as MTEPAALHPCAACGFAVHEAGPGSGRICPVCGWIDDAVQLSQPDLSAGANAGACLRSAQRRALVRFPAEVRRHEEWSRDPRWRPLAPGEGPRMAAFSPSSPVCYLEDASVEDSEPYWLDPPPPAEP
- the gap gene encoding type I glyceraldehyde-3-phosphate dehydrogenase, translating into MTIRVGINGFGRIGRTVFRILASRPSIEVVGINDLFEADQLAYLLQYDTVMGKYPGEVIAEDGTLSASGRRVKLAHERDPEKIPWREWGASIVVESTGAFRRRDEIAKHLAAGAERVILTVPPKDEIDAMVVIGVNDDTLRPEHRLVSNASCTTNCLAPVAKILDDAFGIEDGLMSTVHAYTNDQRLADVPHKDLRRSRAAALNIIPTSTGAARAVGKILPKLKGKIDGIAMRVPVPDGSIVELVCRLRRRPTKAEVNDAVRSAAMGRLARIVEYSEAPLVSTDIIGNPHSAVFDALSTRADGDGYARVLAWYDNEWGYSERVADLVEILSRLRPAA